One segment of Lachancea thermotolerans CBS 6340 chromosome E complete sequence DNA contains the following:
- the BRR1 gene encoding Brr1p (similar to uniprot|Q99177 Saccharomyces cerevisiae YPR057W BRR1 snRNP protein component of spliceosomal snRNPs required for pre-mRNA splicing and snRNP biogenesis in null mutant newly-synthesized snRNAs are destabilized and 3'-end processing is slowed) codes for MAQRKAPRAEAKPNNGSTETQGMDPLFGQSRAFALEGAMVNPEVRKYLKTVRSQALSTLGADPGVSARKGLRRNNNNDMYDEEPVVHQDLLRFDKHKSQWLEWFDDLKSSAQSFDYGTEGYEPETLDLLLFYFKQYLQGLKNTASGEDETLDIILGVLKDHETSTQDASLDIDEEWASNLLRQLRTNKQKKVETVADLKRFITEPSTLPKNFNAWHYFVTKTEPSRALLEKMPPEEVFRLASYFVQWLADIPKGKNATRLSAWAFYVLLFLQDQLPAQEVSVLRDLGKKARHLKLRSLSSGNSLPNIQAPYDIIGTKDSPNTFSAIDLTLVVVACKYGQLDLIDWTESRV; via the coding sequence ATGGCGCAAAGAAAAGCGCCAAGGGCGGAAGCTAAGCCTAACAATGGTTCTACAGAAACGCAGGGTATGGATCCGCTTTTTGGACAAAGCAGAGCGTTCGCACTTGAAGGCGCTATGGTGAACCCAGAGGTTAGAAAATACCTTAAGACTGTGCGATCCCAAGCGCTCAGCACTCTAGGCGCGGATCCAGGAGTTTCCGCTCGGAAGGGGCTACGAAGaaacaacaacaatgaTATGTACGATGAAGAACCTGTTGTCCATCAAGATCTTTTGCGCTTCGATAAACACAAGTCACAATGGCTAGAATGGTTTGACGACTTGAAATCTTCGGCTCAAAGCTTCGATTATGGAACAGAGGGCTATGAACCTGAGACGCTGGATCTACTTCTTTTTTACTTCAAGCAATACCTTCaaggtttgaaaaatactGCTTCTGGCGAAGATGAGACCCTGGACATAATTCTAGGTGTGCTAAAGGATCACGAAACATCAACTCAAGACGCGTCACTAGATATTGATGAAGAATGGGCTAGCAATCTGCTGCGACAGCTCAGGaccaacaaacaaaaaaaagttgagaCAGTTGCAGATTTGAAGCGATTTATCACAGAGCCTTCTACTTTGCCTAAAAACTTCAATGCCTGGCATTACTTCGTTACGAAGACAGAGCCTTCGCGtgctcttcttgaaaagatgCCTCCCGAAGAGGTTTTCAGGTTAGCAAGTTACTTTGTACAGTGGCTGGCTGACATTCCAAAGGGGAAAAATGCTACCAGATTGAGCGCATGGGCGTTTTACGTCCTGCTGTTTCTACAAGACCAGCTGCCTGCGCAAGAAGTTAGTGTGTTGAGGGATCTAGGCAAGAAGGCACGGCATTTGAAGCTAAGAAGTCTCTCCTCCGGGAACTCCCTGCCCAATATACAGGCGCCGTACGATATCATCGGAACAAAAGATAGTCCTAACACTTTCTCTGCTATTGATCTGACCCTTGTCGTGGTGGCATGCAAATATGGCCAGCTTGATCTCATTGACTGGACTGAGTCCAGGGTTTGA
- the YMC1 gene encoding organic acid transporter (highly similar to uniprot|P32331 Saccharomyces cerevisiae YPR058W YMC1 Putative mitochondrial inner membrane transporter member of the mitochondrial carrier (MCF) family) has translation MSEELGPPQLIDELNTPHDSSRVFKDLLAGTAGGIAQVLVGQPFDTTKVRLQTSSTPTTAVQVVKNLIKNEGLRGFYKGTLTPLVGVGACVSCQFGVNEAMKRFFRGPNSDVNKPLTLPQYYVCGLAGGIANSFLASPIEHVRIRLQTQTSSGTAASFKGPLDCIKKLKSNGALMRGLTPTVLREAQGCATYFLTYEALVANEVQKGLKRSDVPAWKLCMFGAISGVTLWLMVYPIDVVKSIMQTDNLQSPVHGRDPIVVAKKMYTQRGWRVFFKGFGPTMLRAAPANGATFATFELTMRFLG, from the coding sequence ATGTCTGAAGAACTTGGGCCTCCACAATTgatcgatgagcttaatACTCCACATGACTCTAGTCGAGTTTTCAAGGACTTGCTAGCTGGTACGGCTGGCGGAATTGCACAAGTGCTGGTTGGGCAGCCTTTCGATACAACCAAAGTCCGCTTGCAAACGAGCTCCACTCCCACAACAGCAGTACAGGTGgtaaaaaatttgatcaAGAACGAGGGTCTTCGAGGATTTTACAAAGGAACGCTGACACCGTTGGTAGGAGTGGGTGCGTGCGTCTCTTGCCAATTTGGAGTAAACGAAGCAATGAAACGATTCTTCCGAGGCCCTAACTCAGATGTCAACAAGCCCTTGACCTTGCCTCAGTACTACGTTTGTGGTCTCGCAGGAGGAATTGCAAACTCGTTTTTGGCTTCCCCAATTGAGCATGTTAGGATACGGCTGCAAACGCAAACAAGTTCTGGTACAGCTGCGAGCTTCAAGGGCCCCTTGGACTGTataaaaaagctcaagtcCAATGGCGCTTTGATGCGGGGCTTGACCCCAACTGTTCTGAGAGAAGCGCAAGGCTGCGCAACGTACTTTCTAACCTACGAAGCTCTTGTGGCAaacgaagttcaaaaaggtttAAAGCGCTCAGACGTACCAGCATGGAAACTCTGTATGTTTGGAGCAATATCTGGTGTTACTCTGTGGCTTATGGTTTATCCTATTGACGTTGTGAAGTCTATAATGCAGACCGacaatcttcaaagtccGGTTCATGGGAGGGATCCTATTGTGGtcgcaaaaaaaatgtATACTCAGCGCGGCTGGAGAgtgtttttcaaaggttTTGGCCCCACAATGCTCAGAGCGGCGCCAGCCAATGGGGCGACCTTTGCTACGTTCGAACTTACCATGCGCTTTTTAGGCTAA
- the FCY1 gene encoding cytosine deaminase (highly similar to uniprot|Q12178 Saccharomyces cerevisiae YPR062W FCY1 Cytosine deaminase involved in salvage pathways of pyrimidine metabolism) gives MSKWDGLGMEIAYKEAAKGMEEGGVPIGGCLIDNRDGTVVGSGHNMRFQKGSATLHGEISTLENCGRMKGSVYKNCTLYTTLSPCDMCTGAILLYGIPRCVVGENVNFKGDGERYLAERGCEVRVVDDEKCKKIMKQFIDERPQDWFEDIGE, from the coding sequence ATGAGCAAGTGGGACGGATTAGGCATGGAAATCGCGTATAAGGAGGCCGCCAAGGGGATGGAGGAAGGCGGTGTTCCGATCGGAGGATGTCTCATCGACAATCGTGACGGAACAGTGGTGGGGTCTGGTCATAACATGAGATTCCAGAAAGGTAGTGCGACGCTTCATGGTGAGATCTCGACACTAGAAAACTGCGGACGTATGAAGGGTTCCGTGTACAAGAACTGCACGCTGTACACGACGTTATCGCCTTGCGACATGTGTACAGGCGCAATTCTGCTGTATGGGATCCCCCGCTGCGTGGTGGGCGAGAACGTCAACTTCAAGGGTGATGGTGAGCGTTATCTTGCCGAGCGCGGCTGCGAAGTGCGTGTGGTTGACGATGAAAAGTGCAAGAAAATTATGAAGCAGTTTATTGACGAGAGACCACAGGACTGGTTCGAGGATATTGGAGAGTAA
- a CDS encoding uncharacterized protein (weakly similar to uniprot|Q12160 Saccharomyces cerevisiae YPR063C Hypothetical ORF), producing the protein MNNCKRPDLAVAYTHVPAPKSSAAAASQGIISQSMPMAAMFMKNKFLAWFGLLSSVHYCLTADAESSGDQSPVLKLVMALVSLGVCYMNLVFPQPGPADVAKAKAQSS; encoded by the exons ATGAACAACTGCAAACGTCCCGATCTAGCCGTAGC ATACACCCATGTGCCCGCTCCAAAGTCCTccgccgctgctgcaaGCCAGGGAATCATATCGCAGTCGATGCCAATGGCTGCCATGttcatgaagaacaagttcTTGGCGTGGTTCGGCCTCCTGAGCTCCGTGCACTACTGCTTGACGGCGGACGCTGAATCGAGCGGCGACCAGTCACCTGTCTTGAAATTGGTGATGGCTCTCGTCAGTCTGGGTGTGTGCTACATGAACCTGGTGTTCCCTCAACCCGGACCAGCTGACGTGGCCAAGGCCAAGGCGCAGAGCTCCTAA
- the JID1 gene encoding Jid1p (similar to uniprot|Q12350 Saccharomyces cerevisiae YPR061C) codes for MVGQVCKGLASRTWVFRRFASHASDQEPIFDHAWPKNSNPTPYEVFGIPPGQVDGRSLKKKYHAMAKMYHPDIASGIRVLKSKSSHHDFQIDESAVLSIQDKMHRFRIMSEAYELLGDSRKKSAYDRFRSGWSYAPTAGSGASYATAAATSHGYHNNGNYEYWNAGTWEDIHNLNRDSPEKKISGWVITGWVVGLFVCVQCTALLTRIEDSLTKSNLTHDDTERELNMAYLNYGLDTDKWSRLRRFLWFRTYGLYRDKSDLDREAKKNERIVQDLKTKELQAGGAKH; via the coding sequence ATGGTCGGGCAGGTATGCAAAGGCCTTGCATCCAGAACATGGGTTTTTAGGCGATTCGCCAGCCACGCGTCAGATCAGGAACCTATATTTGACCATGCATGGCCAAAAAACAGCAATCCTACTCCTTACGAGGTGTTTGGCATTCCCCCAGGCCAAGTCGACGGCCggagtttgaaaaaaaagtaCCACGCTATGGCCAAAATGTACCACCCGGACATCGCGAGCGGAATACGAGTGCTGAAGAGCAAGTCCTCGCACCATGACTTTCAGATTGATGAATCCGCAGTTCTCTCAATTCAAGACAAAATGCATCGCTTCCGTATCATGAGCGAGGCGTACGAGCTGCTGGGCGACTCTCGCAAAAAAAGTGCATACGACCGCTTCCGCTCCGGCTGGAGCTATGCTCCTACAGCGGGCTCAGGTGCTTCATATGCTACCGCCGCGGCTACCTCCCATGGGTACCACAACAACGGCAACTACGAGTACTGGAACGCAGGAACCTGGGAAGACATTCACAATCTGAACCGCGATAGTcctgaaaaaaagatctcTGGATGGGTAATTACTGGGTGGGTCGTTGGGCTCTTTGTATGCGTCCAGTGCACAGCGCTTCTCACCCGAATCGAAGACTCGCTCACCAAGTCAAACCTCACTCACGATGACACCGAGCGAGAACTCAACATGGCGTATTTAAATTACGGACTCGACACAGACAAGTGGTCTCGTTTAAGAAGATTCCTCTGGTTCAGAACGTATGGCCTATACCGCGATAAGTCCGACCTTGACAgagaagccaaaaagaacGAACGCATAGTGCAAGACCTTAAGACAAAGGAACTGCAGGCCGGAGGCGCCAAACATTGA
- the ARO7 gene encoding chorismate mutase ARO7 (highly similar to uniprot|P32178 Saccharomyces cerevisiae YPR060C ARO7 Chorismate mutase catalyzes the conversion of chorismate to prephenate to initiate the tyrosine/phenylalanine-specific branch of aromatic amino acid biosynthesis): MDFLKPATVLDLKNIRDELVRMEDTIIFKFIERSHFPTCPTVYSKNDPKLPIRDFDGSFLDWALMHSEITHSRIRRFESPDQTPFFPDSIQEPILPSIQYPRVLASYSSEINFNDSIKDVYIKQIIPMISKYDGESWENFGSVATIDIECLQSLSRRIHFGKFVAEAKFQADRAVYSKMIQEKDIEGIYQSITNSAVEEKILERLCVKAEVYGVDPTNKEGHRKITPEYLVKIYKELVIPLTKQVEVDYLLRRLECE; encoded by the coding sequence ATGGATTTTCTGAAACCGGCAACGGTTCTTGATCTCAAGAACATTCGTGATGAATTGGTGAGAATGGAGGATACTAttatcttcaaattcattgaaagATCTCACTTCCCTACCTGCCCAACCGTATACAGCAAGAACGATCCCAAGCTCCCCATCCGTGACTTTGAcggaagctttttggactGGGCTTTGATGCACTCGGAGATCACGCATTCTAGAATCAGAAGATTTGAATCGCCTGACCAGACGCCATTTTTCCCAGACAGCATCCAGGAGCCTATCTTGCCCAGTATTCAGTACCCCCGGGTTCTTGCTTCTTACTCTTCAGAGATCAATTTCAATGACTCTATTAAAGATGTCTACATCAAACAAATCATACCAATGATTTCCAAGTACGATGGAGAAAGTTGGGAGAATTTCGGTTCCGTTGCTACCATTGACATAGAATGCCTTCAGAGTCTCAGTAGAAGAATCCATTTCGGCAAGTTTGTTGCAGAGGCGAAATTCCAAGCTGATCGCGCAGTATACTCTAAAATGATCCAAGAGAAAGACATTGAAGGCATTTACCAAAGCATTACCAACAGTGCAGTGGAAGAAAAAATCTTAGAAAGACTTTGTGTCAAAGCCGAAGTGTACGGGGTTGATCCAACAAATAAAGAAGGTCACAGAAAAATCACACCTGAATATCTAGTGAAGATCTACAAGGAATTGGTCATTCCTTTGACTAAgcaagttgaagttgattatttgttgagaagattAGAATGTGAATGA